From Paenibacillus graminis, a single genomic window includes:
- a CDS encoding LLM class flavin-dependent oxidoreductase: protein MDNHAKEQVPEFEFGLYTLGDIVTDCHTGQRISPQQRMKEVIEAAKLADEAGLDVFGVGEHHRLDFVISSVPVVLAAISQVTKRIKLTSATTVLSTIDPVRVFEDFATLDLLSGGRAEIISGRGAFLESFPLFGYDMEDYKQLFTENLELLLQLNQREVMNWQGNFRSPLKNAEIAPRPLQHKLPLWVGIGGSADSAAQAGSLGVGMAIAILSGSPEPFQNLADTYRRRGAEAGHAAADLKIAITSHGYIAKTSQQALDEYYPYYYSYRNAISPQPGQEYRVPRSDFGRFVSPVNTLAVGSPQQIIEKILYQHELFGHNRFMTQLDIGGLPYAKVAAAIELLATEVAPVVRREIAKKNSGISPARKL from the coding sequence ATGGACAATCACGCGAAAGAACAAGTGCCGGAATTTGAATTCGGCCTATACACTTTAGGGGATATCGTAACCGACTGCCATACAGGGCAGCGGATCAGCCCCCAGCAGCGGATGAAAGAGGTCATTGAGGCGGCCAAGCTGGCCGATGAAGCAGGGCTTGATGTGTTTGGGGTGGGTGAGCATCACCGGCTGGATTTTGTCATTTCCTCAGTGCCGGTGGTGCTGGCTGCCATTTCCCAGGTGACGAAGCGGATTAAGCTGACCAGTGCGACAACGGTGCTGAGCACTATCGACCCTGTGCGGGTCTTCGAGGATTTTGCCACCCTGGACCTGCTGTCCGGCGGCCGGGCGGAAATCATCTCCGGCCGGGGTGCTTTTCTGGAGTCCTTTCCGCTGTTCGGGTATGACATGGAGGACTACAAACAGCTTTTTACCGAGAATCTGGAGCTGCTGCTGCAGCTGAACCAGCGTGAAGTAATGAATTGGCAGGGGAATTTCCGCTCTCCGCTGAAGAATGCGGAAATAGCCCCACGCCCTTTACAGCATAAGCTTCCCCTCTGGGTCGGCATCGGCGGCTCCGCCGACAGCGCCGCACAAGCCGGAAGCCTCGGCGTAGGCATGGCGATCGCCATTCTCAGCGGCAGTCCGGAGCCCTTCCAGAACCTTGCCGATACCTACCGCCGGCGCGGAGCCGAAGCTGGACATGCCGCAGCAGACCTGAAGATCGCCATCACCAGCCATGGTTATATTGCCAAGACCTCACAGCAGGCACTTGATGAATATTACCCTTACTATTACAGCTACCGCAATGCCATCAGTCCGCAGCCCGGCCAGGAATACCGTGTCCCGCGCAGTGATTTTGGCCGCTTCGTCTCACCGGTCAATACACTGGCTGTCGGCAGCCCGCAGCAGATTATTGAGAAAATTCTCTACCAGCATGAGCTTTTCGGCCATAACCGCTTCATGACCCAGCTGGATATCGGCGGACTTCCGTATGCCAAGGTGGCAGCCGCTATTGAACTGCTTGCCACCGAGGTAGCTCCGGTTGTGCGGCGGGAAATTGCGAAGAAGAACAGCGGCATCTCACCCGCGCGCAAACTATAA
- a CDS encoding N-acetylmuramoyl-L-alanine amidase, translating to MKKTLSTAMLAVTLLLSPPLQPETAHAAGAYTAKVYASSLNVRSEPAAGASVTGSLKSGALVTVTDEQHGWLKVRSGSVSGWVAGYYLKRTGGTAAAAPRTAAGAASVKTSSQSSGSAGGTAQVTASSLRIRGGPGTGYKVLGSLKEGDSVTVLLRQGDWARIRTASGEVGWIAGQYIARGGSSTGSTGSTWNSGSSNRSGSIRGKTIVIDPGHGGSDPGMLGTSYDTMEKDLTLQTAFYVRDYLRAKGARVELTRTRGDQKPSLSRRVQIGQQLRADAFVSIHYNSSPKKVSGTLTFFYSENNDLRLARSIENRLRQGIGLKSNGLSFGDYHILRENSLPATLVELGFLSNRTDESIVRTASYQKKAAKAIAEGLADYFD from the coding sequence ATGAAAAAAACATTATCCACTGCCATGCTGGCAGTCACTTTATTGCTATCCCCCCCTTTGCAGCCTGAAACAGCCCATGCAGCCGGAGCTTATACGGCCAAGGTCTACGCCTCTTCGCTGAATGTGCGCAGTGAACCGGCCGCAGGCGCGTCTGTCACCGGATCGCTGAAAAGCGGAGCGCTGGTCACCGTAACGGACGAGCAGCACGGCTGGCTTAAGGTGCGGTCGGGTTCGGTCTCCGGCTGGGTTGCCGGATATTATCTTAAACGGACCGGCGGAACAGCCGCAGCAGCGCCGCGGACCGCAGCCGGGGCAGCTTCCGTGAAGACCTCAAGCCAATCCTCCGGCAGTGCCGGAGGAACCGCACAGGTCACCGCCTCATCCTTGCGGATCAGAGGAGGCCCGGGAACGGGTTATAAAGTGCTCGGGTCCTTAAAAGAAGGGGATTCCGTCACAGTTTTGCTGCGGCAGGGAGATTGGGCGCGAATCCGCACTGCCAGCGGAGAAGTAGGCTGGATAGCAGGGCAGTATATTGCCAGAGGAGGCTCGAGCACAGGGAGCACAGGAAGCACTTGGAACAGCGGGAGCAGCAACCGCTCCGGAAGCATCCGCGGTAAGACGATTGTCATTGATCCCGGACATGGGGGCAGCGACCCGGGAATGCTAGGCACAAGCTATGACACAATGGAGAAGGATTTGACACTGCAGACGGCTTTTTATGTGCGCGATTATCTGCGGGCAAAAGGGGCAAGGGTGGAGCTGACCCGCACGCGGGGGGACCAGAAGCCCTCCCTGTCACGGCGGGTGCAAATTGGGCAGCAGCTCCGGGCGGATGCTTTTGTCAGCATACATTACAATTCTTCTCCGAAGAAGGTGTCGGGGACGCTCACCTTTTTTTATTCGGAAAATAACGATTTACGGCTGGCCCGTTCCATCGAGAACCGGCTCCGGCAGGGCATTGGCCTGAAGTCCAACGGCTTATCTTTCGGGGACTATCATATTCTGCGGGAAAATAGCCTCCCGGCGACGCTGGTGGAGCTTGGTTTTCTGAGCAACCGCACTGACGAATCGATCGTCCGTACAGCGTCATACCAGAAAAAAGCAGCCAAGGCCATCGCTGAGGGGCTTGCGGATTATTTTGACTAA
- a CDS encoding SLC13 family permease, producing the protein MEQQGIWAIGIFLFTYGLIISEKVHRTILAMLGALVMIAAGIVPQETALEHIDFNTLGLLAGMMMMVGITAETGLFSYVAVKAAKLAKGEPKRILVALVLVTALASAFLDNVTTVLLMVPITFSITRQLRIHPLPFLLSQIIASNVGGTATLIGDPPNIMIGSAVKELTFMAFISNLTPVILIIIMAYLPLFLLMFGKQLKSSPELQRSVMEMDERAMITDCKLLHKCLWVLGLTILGFFLHQAIHLESATVALAGAFLLLLLTGGEQMLHKAFASVEWVTIFFFIGLFVLVSGLVETGVIAELAGKAMELTGGNLAASSMLILWLSAIASAFLDNIPFVATMIPLIQEMGNLGIHNLEPLWWSLALGACLGGNGTLIGASANLIVAGLASKEGYPITFMRYLKFGFPLMLLSIVISSIYIYLRYLI; encoded by the coding sequence ATGGAACAGCAAGGGATTTGGGCGATAGGGATATTTTTGTTTACATACGGATTAATTATTTCTGAGAAGGTACACCGCACGATTCTGGCGATGCTCGGAGCCCTGGTTATGATTGCAGCGGGAATTGTCCCGCAGGAAACAGCGCTTGAGCATATTGATTTCAATACGCTTGGGCTGCTGGCAGGTATGATGATGATGGTAGGGATTACCGCAGAGACGGGCTTGTTCAGTTATGTGGCAGTAAAAGCGGCCAAGCTGGCCAAGGGTGAGCCCAAACGAATATTGGTGGCCCTGGTGCTGGTTACCGCGCTGGCCTCTGCTTTTCTCGATAATGTGACGACCGTACTGCTGATGGTGCCGATCACTTTCAGTATTACAAGGCAGCTGCGCATTCACCCGCTGCCCTTTCTGCTGTCGCAGATTATTGCCTCGAACGTAGGCGGAACAGCAACGCTGATAGGAGATCCGCCGAATATTATGATTGGCAGCGCTGTGAAGGAGCTGACATTCATGGCATTTATCAGCAACCTTACTCCGGTGATCCTGATTATCATTATGGCGTATTTGCCGCTGTTTCTGCTCATGTTCGGCAAGCAGCTGAAATCTTCGCCCGAGCTGCAGCGGAGTGTGATGGAGATGGACGAGCGGGCGATGATCACTGACTGCAAGCTGCTGCATAAATGCCTTTGGGTGCTGGGCCTGACGATTCTCGGCTTTTTTCTGCATCAGGCGATTCATCTGGAGTCGGCGACAGTAGCGCTGGCCGGGGCCTTTCTGCTGCTTCTCCTCACCGGAGGAGAGCAGATGCTGCACAAAGCTTTTGCCAGTGTGGAATGGGTTACAATCTTTTTCTTTATCGGTTTGTTTGTGCTCGTATCAGGACTTGTGGAGACGGGGGTAATCGCTGAACTGGCAGGTAAAGCGATGGAGCTTACCGGCGGAAACCTGGCAGCCAGCTCGATGCTGATTTTATGGCTGAGCGCGATAGCCTCCGCTTTTCTGGATAACATTCCTTTTGTAGCGACAATGATTCCTCTGATTCAGGAGATGGGCAATCTGGGCATTCATAACCTGGAGCCTTTATGGTGGAGCCTCGCGCTCGGCGCATGTCTGGGGGGGAACGGGACGCTGATCGGCGCGAGTGCGAATCTTATTGTAGCGGGCCTCGCGTCAAAAGAAGGATATCCCATCACGTTTATGAGATATTTAAAATTCGGCTTTCCTCTGATGCTGCTGTCGATTGTAATTTCAAGCATCTATATCTATCTGAGGTATCTGATCTAA
- a CDS encoding flavin reductase family protein, which translates to MKNPFVEPRQAVTIHPKILYYGTPVILLTTLNEDLTVNISPISSSWALGEHVILGLGTDGKALENLQRKPECVVNLPDASLWEQVEGLARLTGKNPVPAVKKEAGFMFEKDKFAYSGLTKAESVTVLTARIAECPIQIEARVNHIRIPEDSPHFAIVETQSTQVHVHKELAASEHHIDPACWNPLIYNFRHYFGLSPELGKSYRSET; encoded by the coding sequence ATGAAGAATCCATTTGTGGAACCCCGGCAGGCGGTAACTATACATCCGAAAATTCTGTATTACGGGACACCGGTCATCCTGTTGACGACGCTTAATGAAGATTTGACCGTAAACATAAGTCCGATCTCATCCTCATGGGCTTTGGGGGAACATGTTATCCTTGGCCTGGGAACCGACGGGAAAGCACTGGAAAACCTGCAGCGGAAGCCTGAATGCGTGGTAAATCTGCCTGACGCTTCCCTGTGGGAGCAGGTGGAGGGACTGGCCCGCCTCACAGGAAAAAATCCGGTTCCTGCTGTGAAGAAGGAGGCCGGATTTATGTTTGAAAAGGATAAATTTGCTTACTCAGGACTGACGAAGGCCGAATCCGTTACAGTATTAACGGCCAGAATTGCTGAATGTCCGATCCAGATTGAAGCACGGGTGAACCATATCCGTATTCCGGAAGATTCACCGCATTTTGCAATTGTCGAGACGCAGAGCACGCAGGTGCATGTCCATAAGGAACTGGCCGCCAGTGAACATCATATTGATCCGGCCTGCTGGAATCCGCTGATCTATAATTTCCGCCATTACTTTGGCTTGAGTCCAGAGCTAGGCAAATCCTACCGGTCCGAAACGTAA
- a CDS encoding PQQ-binding-like beta-propeller repeat protein codes for MKKLQIRRKVWAITAGLSLLFAPCSVHSAWADSHTSYVGNNSDYDWTATAPVVKTVWTHAMDVEAAADYDTVNQGSAVAGGGKVYVLQKGQAVAINAQTGKVAWKYGAKLLGPLLPTLLESGMIIVQSKGKLAAFKEPAGLRMQ; via the coding sequence ATGAAAAAATTACAGATCAGACGGAAGGTCTGGGCTATCACTGCCGGATTAAGCCTGCTGTTTGCGCCGTGCTCCGTACATTCAGCTTGGGCTGATTCACATACCTCTTACGTTGGAAATAACAGTGATTATGACTGGACCGCCACGGCTCCTGTTGTCAAAACGGTCTGGACCCATGCCATGGATGTAGAGGCAGCAGCCGATTATGACACCGTAAATCAGGGATCTGCGGTTGCCGGAGGCGGCAAGGTCTATGTCCTTCAGAAGGGACAGGCCGTAGCAATCAATGCGCAGACGGGGAAGGTAGCCTGGAAATATGGGGCCAAGCTTCTCGGCCCGCTGCTCCCTACTCTGCTCGAGAGCGGGATGATTATTGTGCAGAGCAAAGGGAAGCTGGCGGCGTTTAAGGAGCCGGCGGGCCTCAGGATGCAATAA
- a CDS encoding HD-GYP domain-containing protein: MERYLGKKIKNDLINTYGVTVIPANSILNAEHLELIRKQKINILDIIFAGEEGQAPSSKELAYNVVNVSKDLFESFRTSRKVPLADIRKEVVPVVQEISRQSDIFALFDAIQGKDDYTYQHNIGVGVLSTLIGRWMNMSEAELSVLSLAATLHDIGKLKIPSEILNKPGKLTPDEYELVKKHTILGYEMLKETTGANSHITLTALQHHERNDGRGYPLGLKEEQIDAYAKIVAVADIFHAMSSRRPYHEPVPFHIIVDQMRRGSFGALDPHIVSVFLENIVKRTVGREVILTDGRVGEIVYLNPHDIETPLVKVDDEYIDLSKLNTIKIKEISIE, from the coding sequence ATGGAAAGATATTTAGGCAAAAAAATAAAAAATGATTTGATCAATACCTACGGGGTAACGGTAATTCCTGCGAACAGCATTTTGAATGCAGAACATTTGGAGCTGATCCGCAAGCAAAAAATCAATATTCTCGACATTATCTTTGCGGGTGAAGAGGGGCAGGCACCTTCCAGCAAGGAGCTGGCGTACAATGTGGTGAATGTATCGAAGGATTTATTTGAGTCCTTCCGGACCTCACGCAAGGTTCCGCTCGCGGATATCCGCAAGGAGGTCGTGCCTGTTGTTCAGGAAATATCCCGCCAATCCGATATTTTTGCGTTGTTCGATGCGATTCAGGGCAAAGACGACTATACATACCAGCACAATATCGGGGTAGGTGTATTGTCGACACTGATCGGCAGATGGATGAATATGAGTGAAGCGGAGCTGTCGGTGCTGTCACTGGCTGCAACCCTTCATGATATCGGCAAGCTGAAAATCCCTTCCGAGATATTGAACAAACCGGGCAAGCTGACCCCGGATGAATATGAATTAGTCAAGAAGCATACGATTCTGGGCTATGAAATGCTCAAGGAAACCACGGGAGCGAACTCCCATATCACGCTGACGGCGCTGCAGCACCATGAACGGAATGACGGCAGGGGTTATCCGCTGGGACTGAAAGAAGAACAGATTGATGCCTACGCCAAGATCGTAGCCGTCGCCGATATCTTTCATGCGATGTCTTCCAGACGCCCCTATCATGAGCCGGTACCCTTCCATATCATTGTCGATCAGATGAGAAGAGGGAGCTTTGGCGCGCTGGACCCGCATATTGTCTCGGTGTTCCTGGAGAATATTGTGAAACGGACGGTCGGCCGCGAGGTCATTTTGACCGATGGACGGGTCGGTGAAATCGTCTACTTGAACCCCCACGATATTGAGACCCCTTTAGTTAAAGTCGATGATGAGTATATTGACCTCAGTAAGCTGAATACAATTAAGATTAAAGAGATCAGTATCGAGTAG
- a CDS encoding response regulator, with protein sequence MKVLIVDDEKHVREAIRYFVPWEKHHITDIYEASNGQEAMRIMQEQQPAIVFTDMRMPLMDGAELLEWLHSHYPHTKTIVISGYQDFNYVKPAIVYGGTDYLLKPLNSKQLIAAAEHAFKLWLEEEQERHQAHRQNMQLNVLRPLYWDKMLSDLVAGQASFQEVRNSLCEELGMPLFVAECRVALISLQGADCRLLQRFQGDVGLTSFVLANVCNEVLAPKQNGFAFRSWQGGAEIVLLLWSAVAEAQEEMHRINESIRQTYGVQMDIGLSLPAAFPEGLQTAFRQARQSLNERNLLQREGRIHLFREQPGSSGPEESYAFEEQLDKLRIAVLSGDLDKMERVVDGWSDQLAGLPLFTERQFQQLQAEISEVLRRLRPDGEISLELCYDSEGLFSVENWRSQLKALLQHLSEGNTQTPDSRLVGEIRQYLQQNYAQDMTLQHIAERFFISRENVSRKFKQITGENLSDYLTGLRVDKAKTLLQNTNLRLSQISELVGYEDEKYFSRVFKKSTGQSPREYRKQGENQ encoded by the coding sequence ATGAAGGTGCTGATAGTAGATGATGAGAAGCATGTGCGGGAAGCCATCCGTTATTTTGTGCCGTGGGAGAAGCATCATATTACAGATATTTATGAGGCTTCGAACGGGCAGGAAGCGATGCGGATCATGCAGGAGCAGCAGCCTGCGATTGTCTTTACGGATATGCGGATGCCGCTTATGGATGGGGCAGAGCTGCTGGAGTGGCTGCACAGCCATTATCCGCATACGAAGACCATCGTAATCAGCGGCTATCAGGACTTCAACTATGTGAAGCCGGCGATTGTCTATGGCGGAACGGATTATTTGCTGAAACCGCTGAACAGCAAGCAGCTGATTGCCGCCGCAGAGCATGCCTTCAAGCTGTGGCTGGAGGAGGAACAGGAGCGGCACCAGGCGCACCGCCAGAATATGCAGCTGAATGTGCTGCGGCCGCTCTACTGGGATAAGATGCTTTCGGATCTGGTAGCGGGACAGGCTTCTTTTCAAGAAGTAAGAAATTCGCTGTGCGAAGAGTTGGGCATGCCGCTATTTGTGGCAGAATGCAGGGTTGCGCTCATCTCGCTTCAGGGGGCGGACTGCCGGCTGCTGCAGAGATTTCAGGGCGATGTGGGATTGACCTCATTCGTGCTGGCGAATGTCTGCAACGAGGTGCTGGCGCCGAAGCAGAACGGCTTCGCCTTCCGCAGCTGGCAGGGCGGAGCAGAGATTGTTCTTCTGCTGTGGAGCGCTGTTGCTGAAGCGCAGGAAGAGATGCACCGTATTAACGAGTCCATTAGACAAACCTACGGCGTGCAGATGGATATCGGACTCAGCCTTCCGGCTGCATTTCCGGAAGGGCTGCAAACAGCTTTCCGTCAGGCGCGGCAGAGTCTGAACGAGCGGAATCTGCTGCAGCGGGAAGGACGGATTCATCTGTTCAGGGAGCAGCCCGGATCGAGTGGGCCTGAAGAGAGCTACGCCTTTGAAGAGCAGTTGGACAAGCTAAGAATTGCGGTCCTCTCCGGTGACCTGGACAAAATGGAGCGGGTCGTGGATGGGTGGTCAGATCAGTTGGCCGGACTGCCGCTGTTTACAGAGAGACAGTTCCAGCAGCTTCAGGCGGAGATATCGGAAGTCCTCCGCCGCTTGCGGCCGGACGGGGAGATTTCATTGGAGCTTTGCTATGACAGCGAAGGGCTTTTTTCTGTGGAGAATTGGCGGAGCCAGCTCAAGGCCTTGCTCCAGCACTTGTCCGAGGGGAATACCCAGACGCCGGATAGCCGGCTTGTTGGGGAAATCCGGCAGTATCTCCAGCAGAACTATGCCCAGGATATGACCTTGCAGCATATTGCTGAACGTTTTTTTATCAGCAGGGAGAATGTCTCGCGGAAGTTCAAGCAGATTACAGGGGAGAATCTGTCCGATTATCTGACCGGCCTCCGGGTAGACAAGGCCAAAACACTGCTGCAGAATACGAATCTGCGGCTGTCGCAAATATCGGAGCTGGTTGGCTATGAGGATGAGAAATATTTCAGCCGCGTATTTAAGAAGTCTACCGGGCAGTCGCCGAGGGAATACCGCAAGCAGGGAGAAAACCAGTAA
- a CDS encoding TIR domain-containing protein, which translates to MTRPKLFIGSSRESIRYARAIHEQLKREAQVNPWYANAFRANEYTMEALERHLDESDFAVFVFSADDVAKIRGKYYYVTRDNTQFEMGLFWARLRRSRVFCLLPDQVPARKDLIPGENIEEYHLLSDLSGLTPLEYESQHENPVAAVDVSCGKIIDSIQGLGSFRDPQKELEELKLELRRKESILHFFWQYNNNMSSPEDRENYQALSEAVRNSFLPPMHCRVIGAAMWQAREQEALVQVGGNVGRGHSYSFSPNEEKGSRPGVLEAFLTKEWTFFQRTEVAEVYILCYPLGERHVLSVHFSGSDGLSAEDLTEVVAYNRDLFRTVNHLVGGD; encoded by the coding sequence GTGACCAGACCAAAACTATTCATTGGATCTTCCAGAGAATCCATTCGTTACGCGCGGGCTATTCACGAGCAGCTGAAGCGGGAGGCCCAGGTGAATCCGTGGTATGCCAATGCCTTCCGGGCAAACGAATACACCATGGAAGCGCTTGAACGTCATCTGGATGAGAGTGATTTTGCCGTATTTGTGTTCTCGGCGGATGATGTAGCCAAGATACGCGGCAAATATTATTATGTGACCCGTGACAATACACAGTTTGAAATGGGGCTGTTCTGGGCGAGGCTGCGGCGGAGCCGCGTCTTCTGCCTGCTGCCGGACCAGGTGCCGGCCCGTAAGGATCTGATTCCCGGCGAGAACATTGAGGAATATCATCTGCTCTCGGATTTATCAGGACTTACGCCTCTGGAATATGAATCGCAGCATGAGAATCCCGTGGCGGCCGTGGATGTCAGCTGCGGCAAGATCATTGACAGCATTCAGGGGCTGGGCAGCTTCCGCGACCCCCAGAAGGAATTGGAAGAGCTGAAGCTTGAACTTAGGCGAAAAGAAAGTATCCTTCACTTCTTCTGGCAATATAATAATAATATGTCTTCTCCTGAAGACCGCGAAAATTACCAGGCGCTGAGCGAAGCAGTCCGCAATTCCTTTCTGCCGCCCATGCACTGCCGGGTGATCGGTGCTGCCATGTGGCAGGCCCGTGAGCAGGAAGCCCTGGTGCAGGTGGGCGGAAATGTGGGACGCGGGCATTCCTATTCGTTTTCACCGAACGAAGAAAAGGGCTCCCGTCCAGGTGTACTTGAGGCTTTTCTGACCAAGGAATGGACCTTTTTTCAGCGCACGGAAGTTGCTGAGGTCTATATCCTATGCTATCCTTTAGGTGAGAGGCATGTCCTTTCTGTACATTTTTCCGGAAGCGACGGATTATCTGCGGAGGATCTGACCGAGGTCGTGGCGTACAACCGGGATTTGTTCCGTACCGTCAATCATTTAGTGGGAGGGGACTGA
- a CDS encoding ArsR/SmtB family transcription factor, with protein MQANPAVAQVASLITEPSRASILTALMDGGLHPATELASAAGITPQTASFHLGKMAEGGILNVHTQGRHRYYGISSPEIAQVIELLLSISPPVKVTSLRHSVQDQAMRHARTCYDHLAGKFGVQLTEALLLERIILEEANGFSVTVQGEHALERLGIELDQVRKCRRAFAPKCLDWSERRYHLAGALGAAILQLLLDRQWVNRLPDTRAVVITAKGQIELAAAFPLTFSVPV; from the coding sequence ATGCAAGCCAATCCAGCCGTTGCCCAAGTGGCATCTCTGATCACAGAACCGTCCCGGGCAAGCATTCTGACCGCATTGATGGACGGCGGCCTCCACCCTGCCACAGAGCTGGCTTCTGCAGCCGGAATCACACCCCAAACCGCCAGCTTCCATCTAGGCAAGATGGCGGAAGGCGGTATACTCAACGTTCATACCCAAGGGAGACACCGTTATTATGGCATCTCCAGTCCGGAAATCGCCCAGGTGATAGAGCTGCTGTTGTCTATCTCGCCCCCGGTGAAGGTCACCTCACTCCGCCACTCCGTACAGGATCAGGCCATGCGTCATGCCAGAACCTGCTACGACCACCTGGCTGGAAAATTCGGGGTGCAGTTAACGGAGGCTTTGCTGCTTGAGCGGATTATTCTTGAGGAAGCGAACGGCTTCTCCGTTACGGTCCAGGGTGAGCATGCCTTAGAACGGCTGGGAATAGAACTGGACCAGGTTAGAAAGTGCCGGCGCGCTTTTGCCCCCAAATGCCTCGATTGGAGCGAAAGGCGTTACCATCTCGCGGGGGCACTGGGAGCTGCTATCCTTCAACTTTTGTTGGACCGCCAGTGGGTGAACCGGCTCCCGGATACGAGAGCGGTTGTTATAACCGCAAAGGGCCAAATAGAACTGGCAGCTGCATTTCCGCTGACCTTTTCAGTTCCTGTGTGA